One Thermus sp. CCB_US3_UF1 DNA window includes the following coding sequences:
- a CDS encoding Fur family transcriptional regulator: MPRMKEKENYRARLKAVGLRHTLPRERILSYLDRKNVHPTPEELYNGLKKRGYDIGLSTVYLNLHVLREHGLIYEFKDPKGDTRYDGYNEPHVHLVCTACGKVEDLLLKNLPELDLSGAQGAAAERTGWALEGFRLELRGKCPTCQG, from the coding sequence ATGCCAAGGATGAAGGAAAAGGAGAACTACCGGGCGCGGCTGAAGGCGGTGGGCCTGCGGCACACCCTGCCCCGGGAGCGTATTCTGAGCTACCTGGACCGCAAGAATGTTCACCCCACCCCGGAGGAGCTTTACAACGGCCTGAAGAAGCGGGGCTACGACATCGGCCTCTCCACCGTGTACCTGAACCTGCACGTCCTGCGGGAGCACGGCCTCATCTACGAGTTCAAAGACCCCAAGGGGGACACCCGCTACGACGGCTACAACGAGCCCCACGTGCACCTGGTCTGCACCGCCTGCGGCAAGGTGGAGGACCTGCTCCTCAAGAACCTGCCGGAGCTGGACCTTTCCGGTGCCCAAGGGGCGGCTGCGGAGAGGACGGGCTGGGCCCTGGAGGGCTTCCGCCTAGAGCTCCGGGGCAAGTGCCCGACCTGCCAGGGTTAA
- a CDS encoding septum formation initiator family protein has protein sequence MERPVYRLLRLVFALGLAHALFLLGQEAVRAHQLAKERERLEEAVHQAEARVARLRAEVEAAQDPAHLEALARRLGMVRPEEILKRR, from the coding sequence TTGGAACGCCCCGTGTACCGTCTGCTCCGCCTGGTCTTTGCCCTGGGCCTGGCCCATGCCCTTTTCCTCCTGGGCCAGGAAGCGGTCCGGGCCCACCAGCTGGCCAAGGAGCGGGAGCGGCTGGAAGAGGCGGTGCACCAGGCCGAGGCCCGGGTGGCCCGGCTTCGGGCCGAGGTGGAGGCGGCCCAAGACCCTGCCCACCTCGAGGCCCTGGCCCGCCGGCTTGGCATGGTGCGGCCAGAGGAGATACTGAAGAGGCGATGA
- a CDS encoding LysR family transcriptional regulator, translating into MNLRRLRLFLLLAEERNFHRAAERAYLSQPALSQQIRALERELGVRLVERKPFRLTPAGEILRAEGERLFQEALALRERVRRAGWGELRFGVPENLLPDLMPLLDHLRRGLGQPVEILEMHTPEQVKALKEGRLDYGLAGLRVEDPALDQEPLLEVPIVVVLPEGHPLASRERVPLKALKEAPFLLIPKEALPPLHEAFMEVFRRAGFTPKVVREVARFPQAVSLVAAGVGVHLTLAPYRVFPHPGTVLRPLEEAAALQVSLIYRKAPPPPRLLEVRALLRSWAP; encoded by the coding sequence ATCAACCTGCGCCGCCTGCGGCTTTTCCTCCTCCTGGCGGAGGAGCGCAACTTCCACCGGGCGGCGGAGCGGGCTTACCTTTCCCAGCCCGCCCTCTCCCAGCAGATCCGGGCCCTGGAGCGGGAGCTGGGGGTGCGCCTGGTGGAGCGCAAACCCTTCCGCCTAACCCCGGCGGGGGAGATCCTTCGGGCCGAAGGGGAGCGCCTCTTCCAGGAGGCCTTGGCCCTACGGGAACGGGTGCGCCGGGCGGGATGGGGGGAGCTTCGCTTCGGCGTGCCGGAAAACCTCCTGCCCGACCTCATGCCCCTCTTGGACCATTTGCGCCGGGGCTTGGGCCAGCCGGTGGAGATCCTGGAGATGCACACCCCCGAGCAGGTCAAGGCCCTAAAGGAAGGCCGCCTGGACTACGGCCTGGCCGGCCTGCGGGTGGAGGATCCCGCCCTGGACCAGGAGCCCTTGCTGGAGGTGCCCATCGTGGTGGTCCTGCCCGAGGGCCACCCCTTGGCCTCCCGGGAACGGGTGCCCCTGAAGGCCCTCAAGGAAGCCCCCTTCCTCCTCATCCCCAAAGAAGCCCTCCCCCCCTTGCACGAGGCCTTCATGGAGGTCTTCCGCCGGGCTGGCTTCACCCCTAAGGTGGTGCGGGAGGTGGCCCGCTTCCCGCAGGCGGTCAGCCTGGTGGCCGCGGGGGTAGGGGTCCACCTCACCCTGGCCCCGTACCGGGTCTTTCCCCATCCGGGCACGGTGCTCCGGCCCCTGGAGGAAGCAGCCGCCCTGCAGGTTTCCCTCATCTACCGCAAGGCCCCCCCACCCCCTAGGCTCTTGGAAGTGCGGGCCCTCCTCCGGAGCTGGGCCCCCTAG
- the aceE gene encoding pyruvate dehydrogenase (acetyl-transferring), homodimeric type, protein MTESALKEALQALSAEERARLRQVENREWVESLEYVLRVEGWERAEELLRLLDEYLYLQGYFPENRLSTPYLNTIPREKEPPYPGDLELERRIVNILRWNAAMMVARANKRADGIGGHISTYASIAELYEVGFNHFFRGPEAGLDRDLVFFQGHSSPGIYARAFLEGRLSEADLENFRREVHPPVPGGRGLSSYPHPWLMPDFWEFPTVSMGLGPIQAIYQARFMRYLEDRGLKPKSSAKVWAFLGDGEHDEPETVGALHLAAREGLDNLVFVVNANLQRLDGPVRGNSKVIQELERLYRGAGWRVIKIVWGAAWDRLIARDREGHLLRRFEALVDGESQRYAAFGGKELRERFFNTPELQALIQGMTDEELTELTRSRGGHDLKKIYAAYKAAVEHRGSPVVILARTIKGYGMGPTAMAKNVAHQVKKLTEEDLKEARAFLGIPVPEERLSELPYYHPGPDSPEVRYLQERRKALGGFVPERRVRFQGGLEVPGEDFFQEFYEGSGGREISTTMAFVRILAKLLRHPTVGKLLVPIVPDEARTFGMEALIAQVGVYSPQGQLYIPVDAGTLTAYKESKEGQILEEGITEAGAMADFIAAGTAYAHWGIPTIPFLITYSMFGLQRIGDLVWAAADQRTRGFLMGATAGRTTLEGEGLQHQDGQSPLYALAAPNLQVYDPGFAYELAVILEDGLRRMYAQGEDVFYYLTIENENYPHPPIPEPRDRVKEGILKGLYLLRPGEGKGPRVQLWASGPLLPQALRAQELLLDYGVVAEVWSATSYKALYLDAMEAERERRLLGRARKPYVQAAMEGHEGPVVAATDYLKALPNLVRGYLDRPFCPLGTDGFGRSDTREALRDFFEVDARHMAYAALALLVEEGKLEAGVLGRARAHLGLKLEEVPPHRR, encoded by the coding sequence ATGACGGAAAGCGCGCTGAAAGAGGCCCTGCAGGCCCTCTCCGCCGAGGAGCGGGCCCGGCTTAGGCAGGTGGAGAACCGGGAGTGGGTGGAATCCCTGGAGTATGTCCTCCGGGTGGAGGGGTGGGAGCGGGCGGAGGAGCTTCTGCGCCTTTTGGACGAGTACCTTTACCTCCAGGGCTACTTCCCCGAGAACCGCCTTTCCACCCCCTACCTGAACACCATCCCCAGGGAGAAGGAACCCCCTTACCCCGGGGACCTCGAGCTGGAGCGGCGCATCGTCAACATCCTGCGCTGGAACGCCGCCATGATGGTGGCCCGGGCCAACAAGCGGGCCGACGGCATCGGGGGGCATATCTCCACCTACGCCTCCATCGCCGAGCTCTACGAGGTGGGCTTCAACCACTTCTTCCGCGGCCCTGAGGCGGGTTTGGACCGGGATCTGGTCTTCTTCCAAGGGCACTCCTCTCCCGGGATCTACGCCCGGGCCTTCCTGGAGGGGAGGCTTTCCGAGGCCGACCTGGAGAACTTCCGCCGCGAGGTCCACCCGCCCGTACCGGGGGGACGGGGGCTTTCCAGCTACCCCCATCCCTGGCTCATGCCGGATTTCTGGGAGTTCCCCACGGTGTCCATGGGCCTGGGCCCCATCCAGGCCATCTACCAGGCCCGCTTCATGCGCTACCTGGAGGACCGGGGGCTCAAGCCCAAGAGTTCGGCCAAGGTCTGGGCCTTCCTGGGGGATGGGGAGCACGACGAGCCGGAAACGGTGGGGGCCCTGCACCTGGCGGCCCGGGAGGGGCTGGACAACCTGGTCTTCGTGGTGAACGCCAACCTGCAGCGCCTGGACGGACCGGTGCGGGGCAACTCCAAGGTGATCCAGGAGCTGGAAAGGCTTTACCGGGGGGCGGGCTGGCGGGTGATCAAGATCGTCTGGGGCGCCGCCTGGGACCGGCTCATCGCCAGGGACCGGGAGGGGCACCTCCTGCGGCGCTTTGAGGCCCTGGTGGACGGGGAGAGCCAGCGCTACGCCGCCTTCGGGGGTAAGGAGCTGAGGGAGCGTTTCTTCAACACCCCCGAGCTCCAGGCCCTCATCCAGGGCATGACCGACGAGGAACTCACCGAGCTCACCCGCAGCCGGGGTGGCCACGACCTCAAGAAGATCTATGCCGCCTACAAGGCCGCGGTGGAGCACCGGGGAAGCCCGGTGGTCATCCTCGCCCGCACCATCAAGGGCTACGGCATGGGGCCCACGGCCATGGCCAAAAACGTGGCCCACCAGGTGAAGAAGCTCACGGAGGAGGACCTCAAGGAGGCCCGGGCCTTCCTGGGCATCCCCGTTCCCGAAGAGCGCCTTTCCGAACTCCCCTACTACCACCCGGGGCCAGACTCCCCGGAGGTCCGCTACCTCCAAGAGCGGCGCAAGGCCCTGGGCGGTTTCGTGCCCGAGCGGCGGGTGCGTTTCCAAGGGGGCCTCGAGGTCCCCGGGGAAGACTTTTTCCAGGAGTTCTACGAGGGCTCGGGGGGGCGGGAGATCTCCACCACCATGGCCTTCGTGCGCATCCTGGCCAAGTTGCTCCGCCACCCCACCGTCGGCAAGCTCCTGGTCCCCATCGTCCCCGACGAGGCCCGCACCTTTGGCATGGAGGCCCTGATCGCCCAGGTGGGGGTCTACTCCCCCCAGGGACAGCTCTACATCCCCGTGGACGCCGGCACCCTCACCGCCTACAAGGAGAGCAAGGAGGGGCAGATCCTGGAGGAGGGCATCACCGAGGCCGGGGCCATGGCCGACTTCATCGCTGCCGGCACCGCCTACGCCCACTGGGGCATCCCCACCATCCCCTTCCTCATCACCTACTCCATGTTCGGCCTGCAACGCATCGGGGACCTGGTCTGGGCCGCCGCCGACCAGCGCACCCGGGGCTTCCTCATGGGGGCCACGGCGGGCCGCACCACCCTGGAAGGGGAGGGCCTGCAGCACCAGGACGGGCAGAGCCCCCTCTACGCCCTGGCCGCCCCCAACCTCCAGGTCTATGACCCTGGCTTCGCCTACGAGCTGGCGGTGATCCTGGAGGACGGCCTGCGGCGCATGTACGCCCAGGGGGAGGATGTCTTCTACTACCTCACTATTGAGAACGAAAACTACCCCCATCCCCCCATACCCGAGCCCCGGGACCGGGTCAAGGAGGGGATCCTCAAGGGGCTTTACCTCCTCCGGCCCGGGGAGGGGAAGGGGCCCAGGGTGCAGCTTTGGGCCTCGGGGCCCCTCCTGCCCCAGGCCCTGCGGGCCCAGGAGCTCCTCTTGGACTACGGGGTGGTGGCGGAGGTCTGGAGCGCCACCAGCTACAAGGCCCTTTACCTGGATGCCATGGAAGCGGAAAGGGAAAGGCGGCTTCTGGGCCGGGCCCGGAAGCCCTACGTGCAAGCGGCCATGGAGGGGCACGAGGGCCCGGTGGTGGCGGCCACCGATTACCTGAAGGCCCTGCCCAACCTGGTCCGGGGCTACCTGGACCGGCCCTTCTGCCCCTTGGGCACCGACGGCTTTGGCCGCTCCGACACCCGGGAGGCCCTGAGGGACTTCTTTGAGGTGGACGCCCGGCACATGGCCTACGCGGCCCTGGCCCTCCTGGTGGAGGAGGGGAAGCTGGAGGCTGGGGTGTTGGGGAGGGCCCGGGCGCACCTGGGGCTTAAGCTGGAGGAAGTGCCGCCCCATAGGCGCTAG
- a CDS encoding 2-oxo acid dehydrogenase subunit E2, with amino-acid sequence MELKLPELGDNVAAATVVGVLVKEGDRVAPGQPLLELETDKAVMEVPAEAGGVVRRVLVKVGDEVRPGQAFLELEGEGAPVSPVQALPQAPEPPKAEAAPPRPAPPSGPSEEGRLIPAAPSIRRLARELGVDLKGVRGTGLAGRITEEDVRRAAGLAPALEAPAPALPPVPRLPDFTRWGPVRVEPMSGVRKATLRAMAQAWAQVPMVTHFDEADITELEALRKRYAKRAEERGYRLTLTAFLLKALALTLKAFPKFNASLDAERQEVIYKDYVHIGVAVDTPHGLLVPVIRHVDQKGVLRLAKELQEVSERARERKLSPEEMQGGTFSLSNLGGIGGTGFTPIVNWPEVAILGVSRSQVKPLWDAEKETFLPRLVMPYGLTYDHRLIDGAEAARFCRHLAALLEDPLGLALE; translated from the coding sequence ATGGAACTGAAGCTTCCTGAACTGGGCGACAACGTGGCCGCGGCCACGGTGGTGGGGGTGCTGGTCAAGGAGGGGGACCGGGTGGCCCCCGGCCAGCCCCTCTTGGAACTGGAAACCGATAAGGCGGTGATGGAGGTTCCCGCCGAGGCGGGCGGGGTGGTGCGGCGGGTGCTGGTGAAGGTAGGGGACGAGGTGCGTCCGGGCCAGGCCTTCTTGGAGCTGGAGGGAGAAGGGGCTCCGGTAAGCCCCGTCCAGGCCCTTCCCCAGGCTCCCGAGCCCCCCAAGGCGGAAGCCGCCCCACCCCGGCCAGCCCCTCCCTCGGGGCCCTCGGAGGAGGGCCGCCTGATCCCCGCGGCCCCCTCCATCCGCCGGCTGGCCCGGGAGCTGGGGGTGGACCTAAAGGGGGTTCGGGGGACGGGCCTGGCCGGGCGCATCACCGAGGAGGACGTGCGCCGGGCGGCGGGGCTTGCGCCGGCCCTCGAGGCCCCAGCCCCCGCCCTCCCGCCCGTCCCGCGCCTTCCCGACTTCACCCGTTGGGGCCCCGTGCGCGTGGAGCCCATGAGCGGGGTGCGCAAGGCCACCTTGCGCGCCATGGCCCAGGCCTGGGCCCAGGTGCCCATGGTCACCCACTTTGACGAGGCGGACATCACCGAGCTGGAGGCCCTGCGCAAACGCTACGCCAAGCGGGCCGAGGAACGGGGGTACAGGCTTACCCTCACCGCCTTCCTCCTCAAGGCCCTGGCCCTGACCCTGAAGGCCTTCCCCAAGTTCAACGCCTCCCTGGACGCGGAGCGGCAGGAGGTCATCTACAAGGACTACGTGCACATCGGGGTGGCGGTGGACACCCCCCATGGCCTCCTGGTGCCTGTGATCCGCCATGTGGACCAAAAGGGGGTGTTGCGCCTGGCCAAGGAGCTCCAGGAGGTTTCCGAAAGGGCCAGGGAGCGCAAGCTCTCCCCCGAGGAGATGCAGGGGGGCACCTTTAGCCTCTCCAACCTGGGGGGGATCGGCGGCACCGGCTTCACCCCCATCGTGAACTGGCCCGAGGTGGCCATCCTCGGGGTTTCCCGTTCCCAGGTCAAGCCCCTCTGGGACGCGGAGAAGGAAACCTTCCTCCCCCGCCTGGTCATGCCCTACGGCCTCACCTACGACCACCGCCTGATTGACGGGGCGGAGGCGGCCCGCTTCTGCCGCCACCTGGCCGCCCTTCTGGAGGACCCCCTGGGCCTGGCCCTGGAATGA
- the hemC gene encoding hydroxymethylbilane synthase: protein MRVIVVGTRGSALALAQTRWVVERLKESWPEAEFKVKTVKTRGDQGANPREQAIFVKELQEALLSREIDIAVHSLKDLPTEEPPGLKIAAIPRRQDPRDVFLGRAYKRLEDLPQGAVVGTSSVRRKAQLLAYRPDLVVKDLRGNVDTRLAALGNGEYDGIVLAAAGLIRLDLRNRIDQFLEPEVMLPAPGQGALALEVRQGDDLAEELCYALHHHASYDRVRAERAFLRGLGAGCMAPVGALAQVAEDGTLLLEGTLLSPDGRSFIRAEIEGEASEAEELGLELARDVLEQGGREILEQTRQV, encoded by the coding sequence ATGCGCGTCATCGTGGTGGGAACCCGGGGTAGCGCCCTGGCCCTGGCCCAGACCCGGTGGGTGGTGGAGCGCCTCAAGGAAAGCTGGCCCGAGGCGGAGTTCAAGGTGAAGACGGTGAAGACCCGGGGGGACCAGGGGGCGAACCCCAGGGAGCAGGCCATCTTCGTCAAAGAGCTCCAGGAGGCCCTGCTATCCCGGGAGATCGACATCGCCGTGCACTCCCTAAAGGACCTGCCCACAGAGGAGCCTCCGGGGCTCAAGATCGCCGCCATCCCCAGGCGGCAAGACCCCCGGGACGTCTTCCTGGGCAGGGCCTATAAGCGCCTGGAGGACCTGCCCCAGGGGGCGGTGGTGGGGACCAGTTCCGTGCGCCGCAAGGCCCAGCTCCTGGCCTACCGGCCAGACCTGGTGGTGAAGGACCTCCGGGGCAACGTGGACACCCGTCTGGCGGCCTTGGGCAATGGGGAGTACGACGGCATCGTCCTGGCGGCGGCGGGGCTTATCCGCCTGGACCTCAGGAACCGCATTGACCAGTTCCTGGAGCCGGAAGTGATGCTCCCCGCCCCCGGGCAGGGGGCCTTGGCCCTGGAGGTGCGCCAGGGGGACGATCTGGCGGAGGAGCTTTGCTACGCCCTCCACCACCACGCCTCCTACGACCGGGTGCGGGCGGAGCGGGCCTTTCTGCGGGGCCTGGGGGCTGGGTGCATGGCCCCGGTGGGGGCCCTGGCCCAGGTGGCCGAGGACGGCACCCTCCTCCTGGAGGGGACCCTCCTCTCCCCCGACGGCAGGAGCTTCATCCGGGCGGAGATCGAGGGGGAGGCCTCCGAGGCCGAGGAGCTGGGGCTGGAGCTGGCCCGGGACGTCCTGGAGCAGGGGGGGCGGGAGATACTGGAACAAACCCGACAGGTTTAG
- the perR gene encoding manganese-dependent transcriptional regulator PerR, with amino-acid sequence MALKRLTRQRKAVLEVVRRAHNHPDAAWIYQEVRKVVPKVSLGTIYRTLEALVEEGYLVPITKAGEATRYDANLHPHLHLVCQGCGAIVDLEVDLPDLRGLAQEAHPWVEVREVEVTYKGLCPTCKAALEG; translated from the coding sequence ATGGCGCTGAAGCGCTTGACCCGCCAACGCAAGGCCGTATTGGAGGTGGTGCGCCGGGCCCACAACCACCCCGACGCCGCCTGGATCTACCAGGAGGTGCGCAAGGTGGTGCCCAAGGTGAGCCTGGGGACCATCTACCGCACCCTCGAGGCCCTGGTGGAGGAGGGCTACCTGGTGCCCATCACCAAGGCCGGGGAGGCCACCCGGTACGACGCCAACCTCCACCCCCACCTCCACCTGGTCTGCCAGGGGTGCGGGGCCATCGTGGACCTGGAGGTGGACCTGCCCGACCTTCGGGGCCTGGCCCAGGAGGCCCATCCCTGGGTGGAGGTGCGGGAGGTGGAGGTTACCTATAAGGGCCTCTGCCCCACCTGCAAGGCGGCCCTCGAGGGCTAG
- a CDS encoding folylpolyglutamate synthase/dihydrofolate synthase family protein, which yields MHPLAWLYARQGVVTLGLERIRALLRRLGNPQEAYPVALVGGTNGKGTVARVLAAILEEAGLKVGLYTSPHLVDFRERLAVGGEPVSQDQLHRLLEEVRPHAEAVGASFFEATTALALLHFARQGVEFAVLEVGLGGRLDATNAAEPMLSIVTNIGHDHLEVLGPTLRDVAREKAGIFRPGVPALTAARGEGLWELRAQAAALETPLWVLGEAFALGEVAPSSRGLAFTLFLRGEERRFHTPLLGPHQAENLALAAVGGRLLGAGWEAVAGGLARATHPGRLERIPLEGKELLLDGAHNPEGAWALREALGFHGLLPAALVLAFTRGKDLAAMAEALRGLGPVVLTRYHSPRSEDPRALLPLFPGALVEEEPLRAVERALALEGRAVVAGSLYLVGEVLRGLKGLPPEERWQ from the coding sequence ATGCACCCCTTGGCCTGGCTCTACGCCCGCCAGGGCGTGGTGACCCTGGGCCTGGAGCGGATCCGGGCCCTCCTCCGCCGCCTGGGGAACCCGCAGGAGGCCTACCCTGTGGCCCTGGTGGGGGGGACCAACGGCAAGGGCACCGTGGCCCGGGTCCTGGCCGCCATCCTGGAAGAGGCGGGCCTCAAGGTGGGGCTCTACACCAGCCCCCACCTGGTGGACTTCCGCGAGCGCCTGGCCGTGGGGGGGGAGCCCGTTTCCCAGGACCAGCTCCACCGCCTTCTGGAGGAGGTCCGCCCCCATGCCGAGGCCGTGGGGGCCAGCTTCTTTGAGGCCACCACCGCCTTGGCCCTCCTCCACTTCGCCCGCCAGGGGGTGGAGTTCGCCGTCCTGGAGGTGGGCCTAGGGGGGAGGCTGGACGCCACCAACGCCGCCGAGCCCATGCTTTCCATCGTCACCAACATCGGCCACGACCACCTGGAGGTCCTGGGCCCCACCCTGCGGGACGTGGCCCGGGAGAAGGCAGGGATTTTCCGCCCGGGCGTGCCGGCCCTCACCGCCGCCCGAGGGGAAGGGCTTTGGGAACTTAGGGCCCAGGCGGCGGCCTTGGAGACCCCCCTTTGGGTCCTAGGGGAGGCCTTCGCCCTGGGGGAGGTGGCCCCCTCGTCCCGGGGCTTGGCCTTTACCCTTTTCCTGAGGGGAGAGGAGCGGCGCTTCCACACCCCCCTCCTCGGCCCCCACCAGGCGGAGAACCTGGCCCTGGCCGCGGTAGGAGGGAGGCTTTTGGGGGCGGGCTGGGAGGCCGTGGCGGGCGGCCTGGCCCGGGCCACCCATCCGGGTCGCCTGGAAAGGATCCCCTTGGAGGGGAAGGAGCTCCTTCTGGATGGGGCCCACAACCCCGAAGGGGCCTGGGCCCTGCGGGAGGCCTTAGGCTTCCACGGCCTTCTCCCTGCGGCCTTGGTCCTGGCCTTCACCCGGGGGAAGGACCTGGCGGCCATGGCCGAGGCCCTGCGGGGCCTAGGACCCGTGGTCCTCACCCGCTACCATTCCCCCCGGAGCGAGGACCCAAGGGCCCTTCTCCCCCTTTTCCCCGGGGCCCTGGTGGAGGAGGAGCCCCTGCGGGCGGTGGAGAGGGCCTTGGCCCTCGAGGGCCGGGCGGTGGTGGCGGGAAGCCTCTACCTGGTGGGGGAGGTGCTCCGGGGCCTAAAGGGGCTTCCCCCGGAGGAAAGGTGGCAGTAA